The Halodesulfovibrio sp. MK-HDV genome contains the following window.
GTGGCAACAGCTAACAGCAATACACAAGACGCAACAATAGACAGGAAATGTCGCTTCATTATTTTCCCCTCGAATTCATAGTTAGCATGCCTGTAAGTGCCTGTTCAGCGCACTATTCAATATTTTTCAAATAACTATGAAAAGTGAACAGTGTTTCCCCTCAAGACATGCAAAAGAGCAAGTAGCAAGGCCCCTCTGCCATTACTGCCACCCACTCAAAAAAGTAAATTACACGGTCTATAATAGTAACACTTACACTTGGCAACGCTTTTTACATTTTTCTACCATCTAAGTATGTATTTTCAATAATGATTGCGTAATCAATTGGGCTAGTTACACCGCACATTTTCGACATACTCACTACACAAAGTCCTTCTATCAAAACACAGGGTTACGCATAAAAAAAGGCGGGGAATGTATCCCCGCCATAATAGCGTTTGTAGTAAAAACTCGTTCTTTACCGAGGGTACCGATAAAGTTGTTTTAAACAGATTGAGACAAACTTGTGCAGTGCAAGGCGCAAGAAAAAGTCAGGGGCGAAGCATAGCTAGATCTATGTGAGCATCTGATTTTTTTGAAGTAACGCAGCAATGTGCAGGTTTGTCAGCAATCTGTACCCTTCTATTTCCCTCGAATAAGTACCACTTCTTTACGCAGCACACACCATACAGGACGCTCTCCGTCAGTCAATATAGGCCGTCCCTTAGGGTTGGCAATATTACACCGACGTTTGGCGTTCTGAAAAAAGAACGGACAGTCCTCACACTCATCAACGGCTATAGCCGGTAAGCCGGTATTATTTGCTGCAGACTCTGTAACTCGTAATGTTGAGCTACTTACAGGGCACCAATCCGGCTTTGTAGATGTTGGATCTACATCCACCGGCTTTAATTCTGGAAAACGCCCGCTACAGTTGCCGCCATGATCTGAAAGATAAAACGGGCACGCAACACAGGCAGATACAACATAAATCATACTTAGCTCCTCACAACATATTCACAGGATCTATATCCAGAGAAAGCCTGAGTTTTGAACCACGCGGCACCGCATTGCGCATCGCGTAATAGAGCGTTCTAATACTTATCCAGCTGTCAGACTTCAAAGTCCACTGGAAACGCTTTCTACCACGCAAAATAGGCAGCGGTGACGGAGTATGTCCCAACACTCGCACATCGTGCTCTTTACCAAGAGCTCTTGCGACTTCAGTTAACGAACCTACCCACTCCATCCCTTTATTCCAGTCCAACGGATAGCTGGCACGGATAAGCGCTAATTTAACGAATGGAGGGTACTTACGTTTACGTCTTCGCTCAATTTCCTCTGCATAAAATCCATCATAATCTGCACTACCAACAAATTGCCAACAGTAGTGCTCGGGGTCTCGTGTCTGGATAAGCACACGCCCTGCCTTTTCGCCGCGGCCTGAACGTCCGGATGCTTGAACAAGCAACTGAAATGTACGTTCCGCAGCGCGATAGTCAGGAAGATTCAGCCCGAGGTCGCCATCAGCTACAACTGCAAGAGTCACGTTTGGGAAATGATGCCCCTTGGACAACATCTGTGTTCCGACCAGCACCTGCGCTTCCTGATTTGCAAACGCATCGAGAATGCGCTGCATTTTCCCGGGACGACGGGTAGAATCTCTATCCAAACGTAAAATTTTTGTATCAGGCGGAAGAATCTCTGCCAAATGCTCTTCAAGCTTTTCCGTACCTTCCCCCATAGGAAGATAATGAAGCCCTTTGCATTTGGAACATACAACAGGATACGGAACTGAGTATCCGCAATAATGACAGAGCAAACGTTCACGCTCTTTATGATATGTAAGCCCTACTTCACAATGCGGGCAACGTGCAACATGTCCACAATCAAGGCAATACATCAACGGAGAGTAGCCACGACGGTTCAACAGAATAACAACCTGCTCGCCGCGCTCTACAGTTTCCCGTATTTGCTTTTTACACTCTGGAGCAAGAATTCCGTCTGCACGTTTCAAGTTTTTAATATTCAACAGCGAAACTTCAGGAAGTCTACCTTCGCCAGCACGCTCCTTCATCACACTCATGGAAACAGCCTGCTGTTTTACAGCATGAAATGTTTTCACATCTGGTGTTGCCGAACCAAGTAACAGCAATCCATTGCTCTGCTGTACGCGATAATATGCAACTTCTTTTGCCTGATAAACAAGGCCTTCGTCCTGTTTAAACGAAGTATCATGCTCCTCATCCAGAACAATCAGTCCAAGCTCCGGCGAAGGTAAGAATAGCGCGGAACGTGTCCCCACGATAATGCAGGGAGCAGTACGGTCTGCCAAGGTACGAAATGTTTTTTCTCTTTCCGCAGGAGACTGATAGCCGTTGTAAAAAAAGCATTCCTGAGAAGGAAAACGACTACGGACAGCATTTTCAAGTCTACAAGCCAGAGCAACTTCCGGAGCAAGCAACATCACAGAACGGCCTTTCGCTAAAGCCTCTGCTGCCAACTCTAGATATACGACAGTCTTGCCGCTTCCTGTAATGCCATAAAGCAATGCCGATTTAGGGCTTGCAGCATGCATCAGCTGGATAAATTCATCGTGGGCAGCTTGTTGCTCAGGCAATAAAGTGAATCCTTCATCTATGTCAGAAAAACATTCACTACTTTCATCCTGACACACTTCACACGCTCCCTCTTCACGGGAACCAATGCGAATCAGCCCTCGTTCGGCAAGCGTATTCAAAGCTGATGAAATGCCGGAACCTAGGTCCTTAAGCATACGAGTTCGAGAAAGCATGCCCTTCTCGTGTAAATACTCCAGCACTTCAATCTGGCGTTTAGCAGAAGGCCGCACTGACCACGGAGGATCCACGAGGAGACTGCACAATTCCTGTTCGTCTGCATCAAAGGTACTGTCCAGAACTTCGACATCATTGCTCGCCCATAGCGCACCAATGACAGAACGCTCTGCATCGGTCATTTTTGCAATATCACGCATAGCGACAGTTCGAGGTCTGCCACCATCAAGCACACGAAGGCGAAGTTTGGAAGTACGAAGCCCAGCAGGCAGTAGTCCGCCAAGTACTTCACCTTCTGTAACCATATGCCGCAAAGCAAGCTGCTTAACCATGACAAGATATTCAGGTCTAAGCAGAGGTTCACGTTCTGCTGGCCACAGGCAAGCTTTCAGTACAACGCCTTTTTTTACAGAGCTGTCATCATCGATAGAAACAACGATTCCTGCCCGAAGCATTCCTCCCTTACCCAGCGGTACAACTACACGCTGGCCACATTTCCATACAGAATCATCAAGCCATGCCGGTGCGGCGTAGCTTAGCGTTGCGTACGGAGGACTTAAAAGAGAAATAGCGAGCATTGTTCATTTTCCTGAAAGTAAAAAAGGCGATCATAAAGACCACCTTTTTGAATTCTTACTTCTAACCACATTCCCTAAGGCAACAGTGGTTTTAAGTGCTTGATAAGATCATCACGGATAGACTCATCCTGCAAAGCAAAGTATATATTTGCTGCAAGATATTCTGTCCAGTTACCAGCGTCAAAACGCATACCGCGCATTTTTACAGCCAACAGGCCGCGTTCTTTAGCAACGGTTCGCAAAGCGTCTGTTAACTGAATCTCTCCACCTGCACCTGCTTTTGTTTTTTCAAGAGCCGGGAAAATATCTGGAGTCAACACGTAACGACCAACGATTGCCAGACGGGATGGAGCATCCTGAATTGCAGGCTTCTCAACAAGATCAGTGACGCGATATGTACCAGGAGAAATTTCTTCTCCTGCGACAATGCCGTAACGGTCTACTTTGTCCGCTTCAACTTCCATCACGCCAACAACTGGTAAATGCTCGGAGGCTGCAACCTGTATAAGCTGCTTCAATCCGGGCTCCATGCCAAAAATAAGGTCATCGCCAAGCATTACGCCAAAGGCATCTTCATTGATAAGATCTTTAGCGCATAACACAGCGTGTCCCAAACCAAGCTGCTCTTTCTGGCGAATAGAAATGATATTCGCCATACTTGCTACTTCTTGCAC
Protein-coding sequences here:
- the galU gene encoding UTP--glucose-1-phosphate uridylyltransferase GalU, coding for MNIRKVVVPVAGWGTRSLPATKNIPKEMLPIYNKPVVQYIVEEAIKSGLNDVVFVTNREKKVIEDHFDRNLQLEGLLQRAGKEELLRVVQEVASMANIISIRQKEQLGLGHAVLCAKDLINEDAFGVMLGDDLIFGMEPGLKQLIQVAASEHLPVVGVMEVEADKVDRYGIVAGEEISPGTYRVTDLVEKPAIQDAPSRLAIVGRYVLTPDIFPALEKTKAGAGGEIQLTDALRTVAKERGLLAVKMRGMRFDAGNWTEYLAANIYFALQDESIRDDLIKHLKPLLP
- the priA gene encoding primosomal protein N' encodes the protein MLAISLLSPPYATLSYAAPAWLDDSVWKCGQRVVVPLGKGGMLRAGIVVSIDDDSSVKKGVVLKACLWPAEREPLLRPEYLVMVKQLALRHMVTEGEVLGGLLPAGLRTSKLRLRVLDGGRPRTVAMRDIAKMTDAERSVIGALWASNDVEVLDSTFDADEQELCSLLVDPPWSVRPSAKRQIEVLEYLHEKGMLSRTRMLKDLGSGISSALNTLAERGLIRIGSREEGACEVCQDESSECFSDIDEGFTLLPEQQAAHDEFIQLMHAASPKSALLYGITGSGKTVVYLELAAEALAKGRSVMLLAPEVALACRLENAVRSRFPSQECFFYNGYQSPAEREKTFRTLADRTAPCIIVGTRSALFLPSPELGLIVLDEEHDTSFKQDEGLVYQAKEVAYYRVQQSNGLLLLGSATPDVKTFHAVKQQAVSMSVMKERAGEGRLPEVSLLNIKNLKRADGILAPECKKQIRETVERGEQVVILLNRRGYSPLMYCLDCGHVARCPHCEVGLTYHKERERLLCHYCGYSVPYPVVCSKCKGLHYLPMGEGTEKLEEHLAEILPPDTKILRLDRDSTRRPGKMQRILDAFANQEAQVLVGTQMLSKGHHFPNVTLAVVADGDLGLNLPDYRAAERTFQLLVQASGRSGRGEKAGRVLIQTRDPEHYCWQFVGSADYDGFYAEEIERRRKRKYPPFVKLALIRASYPLDWNKGMEWVGSLTEVARALGKEHDVRVLGHTPSPLPILRGRKRFQWTLKSDSWISIRTLYYAMRNAVPRGSKLRLSLDIDPVNML